A region of Streptomyces sp. NBC_01750 DNA encodes the following proteins:
- a CDS encoding class I SAM-dependent methyltransferase — protein sequence MPAQHDIAAETELWDTFAASAFKDDAEPSFCWTQYAGHGPGPELLGDPRSVLEIGCGTGRALAYLAQRGIAARGVDLSPVMVKKTTTKWAGTGAEFVCSEVLEYLSEHEEVYDAVYSIFGAAWFTDPGRLFPLVRRRLRPGGVFVFSQPPAIPGAYGPQGMYKGGFAGKAMFTYRYSYRPAVWQRLLTRGGFPTAEAQVLDAPHPGHIGTLLVRAVAP from the coding sequence TTGCCCGCACAACACGACATCGCCGCCGAGACGGAGCTGTGGGACACCTTCGCCGCTTCCGCCTTCAAGGACGACGCGGAGCCGAGCTTCTGCTGGACCCAGTACGCCGGACACGGACCCGGTCCGGAACTGCTCGGCGACCCGCGTTCCGTCCTGGAGATCGGCTGTGGCACCGGCCGCGCTCTCGCCTACCTCGCTCAGCGCGGCATCGCCGCTCGGGGCGTTGATCTGTCTCCCGTCATGGTGAAGAAGACCACCACGAAGTGGGCGGGCACCGGCGCGGAGTTCGTGTGCTCCGAGGTACTGGAGTACCTGAGCGAGCACGAGGAGGTATACGACGCGGTCTACTCGATCTTCGGAGCCGCCTGGTTCACCGACCCGGGCCGTCTCTTCCCCCTTGTCCGCAGGAGGCTCAGGCCCGGCGGTGTCTTCGTGTTCTCGCAGCCGCCGGCCATCCCCGGCGCGTACGGGCCGCAGGGCATGTACAAGGGAGGCTTCGCCGGAAAGGCGATGTTCACCTACCGCTACAGCTACCGCCCGGCCGTCTGGCAGCGCCTGCTCACCCGGGGCGGGTTCCCCACGGCTGAGGCGCAGGTCCTCGACGCGCCTCACCCGGGGCACATCGGGACGCTCCTCGTTCGCGCGGTCGCTCCATGA